A single Diceros bicornis minor isolate mBicDic1 chromosome 7, mDicBic1.mat.cur, whole genome shotgun sequence DNA region contains:
- the LOC131407830 gene encoding olfactory receptor 8B12-like — MAAKNSSVTAFILEGLTDQPGLQIPLFFFFLGFYTITVVGNLALVTLIGLNSHLHTPMYFFLFNLSLIDFCYSTTITPKMLKSFVSKRNIILHAGCMTQLFFFCFLVISESFILSAMAYDRYVAICKPLVYTVTMSPQVCLLLLVGVYVMGFSGAMAHMGNIASLTFCANNIVNHFMCDILPLLELSCNSSYVNEPVVFVVVSIGIGMPIVTIFISYALILLSILHIPSTEGRAKAFSTCGSHIIVVSLFFGSGAFVYLKPPSILPLEQGKVSSLFYTIVVPMLNPLIYSLRNKDVKVAFRKTLVRKIFS, encoded by the coding sequence ATGGCAGCCAAGAACTCTTCTGTGACGGCGTTTATCCTTGAAGGCTTAACAGACCAGCCAGGACTCCAGAtacctctcttcttcttctttctagGTTTCTACACCATCACCGTGGTGGGGAACCTGGCCTTGGTAACTTTGATTGGGTTGAACTCTCACctgcacacccccatgtactttttcctcttcAACCTCTCCCTAATAGATTTCTGTTACTCCACCACCATCACCCCCAAAATGCTGAAGAGTTTTGTCTCAAAGCGGAACATTATCTTACATGCAGGGTGTATGACTCaactctttttcttctgtttccttgtcaTCTCTGAGTCCTTCATCCTGTCAGCGATGGCATATGACCGCTATGTTGCCATCTGTAAACCATTGGTATACACAgtcaccatgtctcctcaggTCTGTTTACTCCTCTTGGTGGGTGTGTATGTGATGGGGTTTTCAGGGGCCATGGCCCATATGGGAAACATAGCAAGTCTGACCTTCTGTGCCAACAACATTGTCAATCATTTCATGTGTGACATCCTTCCTCTCCTTGAGCTCTCCTGCAACAGCAGTTATGTGAATGAGCCGGTGGTCTTTGTAGTTGTTTCCATAGGCATTGGAATGCCCATTGTCACCATCTTTATCTCTTATGCTCTAATCCTCTTGAGCATTCTCCACATTCCCTCCACTGAGGGCAGGGCCAAAGCTTTCAGTACATGTGGCTCCCACATAATAgtggtttctcttttctttggttCTGGGGCTTTTGTGTATCTCAAACCACCTTCCATTTTGCCACTTGAGCAAGGGAAAGTGTCCTCCCTGTTCTATACCATTGTGGTGCCCATGTTAAACCCATTGATCTATAGTTTGAGGAATAAGGATGTCAAAGTTGCCTTTAGGAAAACATtggtaagaaaaatattttcttga